The proteins below are encoded in one region of Desulfovibrio sp. Huiquan2017:
- a CDS encoding DUF885 family protein, translating to MKSGIAKKFFAYLAKHFPVMCASGAFPLMPPVTDASKWLDRLDDLSGRSIPGHVAALETFRGNFLAEADNAPDQPGRARALALAMNASGAIAELDGIRAWEHAPELYLQVAFTGLEQAADLPAKNERTRQKRFISRLKAVPGLLAHATENIEAASAASRAASQTMIRDCARYLTELSGQELGRAGKAPRFLAETLASLRDYDRFVTSRPEIPDPDGPDFRYTAEHVLGTKRSVVELRDLAETEFEARLTSLHRVQAEIGGGSWRELYEGYEGPPTDGLEPLDLLVREIHRLRAFVQEGPLAGVFTDSGLRIEPQPRHMASTLRPIHHDPVLGAWENEPSRCYVNPQIFSGNRFRDTPAHLARMRREFPFLAAAQTYPGRHLLDSQRRAHPDPWLRQSTNPVFTAGWLAFSEHLLDELEYLENDMDRLVYHARGLRRAALARIDTEMALEGLNQDQCLDILDRAGFTREEGLSEVRLIRLAPGHRTMPILGLHELTELRREWRLDLPLFCKALFAQGQLPLSVIAERPVR from the coding sequence ATGAAATCCGGAATTGCCAAAAAGTTCTTCGCCTACCTGGCCAAGCACTTCCCCGTCATGTGCGCCTCGGGCGCCTTCCCGCTCATGCCGCCGGTAACCGACGCCTCCAAGTGGCTGGACCGGCTGGACGACCTCTCGGGCCGTTCCATCCCCGGCCATGTGGCCGCGCTCGAAACCTTCCGCGGGAATTTCCTGGCCGAGGCGGACAATGCCCCGGACCAGCCGGGTCGGGCCCGGGCCCTGGCCCTGGCCATGAACGCGAGCGGGGCCATCGCCGAACTGGACGGCATACGCGCCTGGGAGCATGCCCCGGAACTATATCTCCAGGTGGCCTTCACCGGCCTGGAGCAGGCCGCCGACCTGCCCGCCAAGAACGAACGCACCCGGCAAAAGCGGTTCATCAGCCGCCTCAAGGCCGTCCCCGGCCTGCTCGCCCACGCCACCGAAAACATCGAGGCCGCCAGTGCGGCAAGCCGGGCCGCCTCCCAGACCATGATCCGGGACTGCGCGCGCTATCTGACCGAACTGAGCGGTCAGGAGCTGGGCCGGGCGGGCAAGGCCCCCCGCTTCCTGGCCGAGACCCTGGCTTCCCTGCGAGACTACGACCGCTTCGTCACTTCGCGACCGGAAATTCCCGATCCTGACGGGCCCGACTTCCGCTATACGGCCGAGCACGTCCTGGGAACCAAGCGATCCGTCGTCGAGCTGCGCGACCTGGCCGAGACCGAATTCGAGGCCCGGCTGACCTCCCTGCACCGGGTGCAAGCCGAAATAGGCGGCGGGTCATGGCGGGAACTGTACGAGGGATACGAAGGACCGCCCACGGATGGGCTGGAGCCCCTGGACCTGCTCGTCCGCGAGATTCACCGCCTGCGCGCCTTCGTGCAGGAAGGGCCGCTGGCGGGCGTGTTCACCGATTCCGGCCTGCGCATCGAACCCCAGCCTCGACACATGGCCTCCACCCTGCGCCCCATCCACCACGATCCGGTGCTCGGTGCCTGGGAAAACGAGCCGTCCCGCTGCTACGTCAACCCGCAGATATTTTCCGGCAACCGCTTCCGCGACACCCCGGCCCACCTGGCCCGCATGCGCCGCGAATTCCCCTTCCTGGCGGCGGCCCAGACCTATCCCGGCCGGCACCTGCTCGACTCCCAGCGCCGCGCCCATCCCGACCCGTGGTTGAGGCAATCGACCAACCCCGTGTTCACGGCGGGCTGGCTGGCCTTCTCCGAGCATCTCCTGGACGAGTTGGAGTATCTGGAAAACGACATGGACCGGCTGGTGTACCACGCGCGCGGCCTGCGCCGGGCGGCCCTGGCCCGCATCGACACCGAGATGGCCCTGGAAGGATTAAACCAGGACCAGTGTCTGGATATTCTGGACCGGGCCGGATTCACCCGGGAAGAGGGCTTGTCCGAAGTGCGGCTCATCCGCCTGGCCCCGGGGCATCGAACCATGCCCATCCTCGGCCTGCACGAACTGACCGAACTACGCCGTGAGTGGCGGCTGGACCTGCCGCTCTTCTGCAAGGCCCTGTTCGCCCAGGGGCAGTTGCCCCTGTCCGTCATCGCCGAGCGCCCGGTGCGCTGA
- a CDS encoding chemotaxis protein: MSENKILLESGTNELEIVEFYLDESRLNGGYRGYYGINVAKVLEILQMPELTEMPEASHPAVLGAFNLRSEIIPLIDLAGWLHKERSEKEPPKVIVTEFNRTKSAFLVSGVTRIHRIGWQEVEAPTKYVSSLTVNSITGVVKIAGRITFILDMEKICMDLNPESEPDMEPTEAVRKAAAHKEYRVLLADDSTMARKMIANILNAAGFKVHAEENGELAMQYLLNLKERAKAEGRPLSGYVNLVITDIEMPSMDGHTLTRRIKEDPDLRHLPVVLCSSIITETLHHKGIAVGADAQVSKAELGELAPRALKLLEEQAD; the protein is encoded by the coding sequence ATGAGTGAAAACAAAATCCTGCTGGAGTCGGGCACCAACGAACTCGAAATCGTCGAATTCTATCTCGATGAATCGCGCCTGAATGGCGGCTACCGGGGCTATTACGGCATCAACGTGGCCAAGGTTCTGGAGATCCTTCAGATGCCCGAGCTGACCGAGATGCCCGAGGCGTCGCACCCGGCGGTGCTCGGCGCCTTCAATCTGCGCAGCGAAATCATCCCGCTCATCGACCTGGCCGGGTGGCTGCACAAGGAGCGTTCCGAAAAGGAGCCGCCCAAGGTCATCGTCACCGAGTTCAACCGGACCAAGAGCGCCTTCCTGGTCTCGGGCGTGACCCGCATCCACCGCATCGGATGGCAGGAGGTCGAGGCGCCGACCAAGTACGTTTCCTCCCTGACGGTCAATTCCATCACCGGCGTGGTCAAGATCGCCGGGCGGATCACCTTCATCCTGGACATGGAAAAGATCTGCATGGACCTGAACCCCGAGAGCGAACCGGACATGGAACCCACGGAAGCGGTCCGCAAGGCCGCCGCCCACAAGGAATACCGGGTGCTCCTGGCGGACGACTCGACCATGGCGCGCAAGATGATCGCCAACATTCTGAACGCGGCCGGATTCAAGGTCCACGCCGAGGAAAACGGCGAACTGGCCATGCAGTACCTGCTCAACCTCAAGGAACGGGCCAAGGCCGAAGGACGTCCCCTGAGCGGCTACGTGAATTTGGTTATCACGGACATCGAGATGCCCTCCATGGACGGGCACACCCTGACCAGACGCATCAAGGAAGACCCCGACCTCCGGCATCTGCCGGTCGTCCTCTGCTCCTCCATCATCACCGAAACCCTGCACCACAAGGGCATCGCCGTGGGCGCGGACGCCCAGGTGTCCAAGGCCGAACTGGGCGAACTCGCCCCCCGCGCCCTGAAACTGCTCGAAGAGCAGGCGGACTAG